One genomic segment of Pseudomonadota bacterium includes these proteins:
- a CDS encoding HDOD domain-containing protein, producing MDAYVARQPIFDQQKRIYAYELLFRDGTANFAADIDGDVATHTVLANSILTIGMDVIAGGKKTFINFTRNLLVNKVPLLLPKENIVVEILEDVQAEEEVVAACREMGQKGFEIALDDFEYSPELEPLISLADIIKFDFRLSSPEEIKAYIQQLAGKNIRLLAEKVETLEEFKLALDMGFELFQGYFFCKPEIMKGKEIPSSQIAQLQIMAEINKPDFDFNELEALIVRDVGISYKLLRYINSPFFAKPSKISAIKQALVYMGGTELRRFMSLMTITTLAEGKPHELISLSCIRGKFCELLGKESKYQLKAAELFTVGMFSLIDAIIDQPMDKVMEKLPLSESLVTALVHKKGLLAGFLMLSIAYEQGKWASIAKIAKRLGIDEAAIPRLYSEACQWSNSIASM from the coding sequence ATGGATGCATACGTTGCCAGACAGCCGATTTTTGATCAGCAAAAGCGAATATATGCCTACGAATTGCTTTTTCGCGATGGCACCGCTAACTTTGCTGCGGATATTGATGGTGATGTGGCTACTCACACGGTTCTGGCCAACAGTATCTTGACTATCGGGATGGACGTTATTGCCGGCGGGAAAAAAACTTTTATCAATTTTACCCGTAATTTGCTGGTAAATAAAGTTCCTCTGCTGCTGCCTAAGGAAAATATCGTTGTTGAAATTCTTGAGGATGTGCAGGCGGAAGAAGAGGTGGTTGCTGCTTGCCGGGAAATGGGTCAAAAAGGGTTCGAAATCGCCCTTGATGATTTTGAATATTCACCGGAACTGGAGCCGCTGATATCTCTGGCTGATATCATTAAATTTGATTTTCGCCTCAGTTCTCCCGAGGAGATTAAAGCTTATATCCAGCAGTTAGCGGGAAAAAATATCCGCCTGCTGGCGGAAAAGGTTGAAACCCTGGAAGAGTTTAAGCTGGCTCTGGATATGGGTTTTGAGTTGTTCCAGGGTTATTTTTTTTGTAAACCCGAAATCATGAAGGGAAAGGAGATCCCTTCTTCGCAAATAGCCCAGCTGCAAATTATGGCGGAAATAAACAAACCTGATTTCGATTTTAATGAACTGGAGGCCTTGATTGTCAGGGATGTGGGGATATCCTATAAATTACTGCGTTATATCAATTCACCCTTTTTTGCCAAACCCAGTAAAATTTCAGCTATTAAACAAGCCCTGGTCTATATGGGTGGGACTGAGCTGCGGCGTTTTATGTCCCTGATGACGATTACCACACTTGCCGAAGGTAAACCACATGAATTGATCAGCTTGTCCTGTATCAGGGGGAAATTCTGTGAATTATTGGGTAAGGAAAGTAAATATCAGCTGAAAGCGGCTGAACTTTTTACCGTCGGTATGTTTTCCCTGATTGATGCGATTATTGATCAGCCGATGGATAAGGTGATGGAAAAATTGCCATTGTCGGAAAGCTTGGTTACAGCGTTGGTTCACAAGAAGGGACTGCTGGCCGGATTCCTGATGCTCAGTATTGCCTATGAACAAGGGAAATGGGCTTCCATTGCAAAAATTGCCAAACGGTTGGGTATCGATGAAGCTGCAATTCCCAGGCTCTATAGTGAAGCCTGTCAATGGAGTAATTCAATTGCCAGTATGTAA